A DNA window from Sylvia atricapilla isolate bSylAtr1 chromosome 6, bSylAtr1.pri, whole genome shotgun sequence contains the following coding sequences:
- the VPS37C gene encoding vacuolar protein sorting-associated protein 37C, protein MDALRNRTVEELRELQDDSQEIERLALESQEVQELQLEREMALAANRSLAEQNLKFQVPLETGRSDLSKKYQELQELAGRCREQKEKLEKFSAALQPQTLLDLLQVESQKIEEESEKMAEKFLEGDVPLETFLEQFSGMRKLFHLRRVRVEKLQEIVRKSEGSQEHTRDSQRPLPPPPPPPHVPTDPPKPFPSGSAAFPLPYSPAPSLPPGPTAQGALPPAPFPGSPVTVGHVASSQPSSQPSFPYPLPPAPGYPAASAADSAPGYPKSTSAGFSWSPSRGPPQPLPYPAPHPSPPPARPGYSPYVPPGAGRPQCPYPTQPPLPNFPIPTQAPYPGPPPPFGYPSPPNPQRPTWPGY, encoded by the exons ATGGATGCACTGAGGAACCGGACAGTGGAGGAGCTCCGGGAGCTGCAGGATGATTCCCAGGAGATTGAGCGCTTGGCTTTGGAATCTCAGGAG GTTCAGGAGCTCCAGCTGGAAAGGGAGATGGCTCTGGCTGCCAACCGGAGCTTGGCCGAGCAGAACCTGAAATTCCAGGTGCCGCTGGAGACGGGACGCAGTGACCTCTCCAAGAAAtaccaggagctgcaggagctggctgggaggtgcagggagcagaaggaaaagctaG AGAAATTCTCAGCAGCGCTGCAGCCTCAGACTTTGCTGGATCTCCTCCAGGTGGAAAGCCAGAAGATTGAAGAGGAATCTGAG AAAATGGCTGAGAAATTCCTGGAGGGCGACGTGCCCCTGGAGACGTTCCTGGAGCAGTTTTCCGGGATGAGGAAGTTGTTCCACCTGCGCCGGGTCCGAgtggagaagctgcaggagaTCGTGAGGAAGTCGGAGGGATCCCAGGAGCACACCAGGGACTCTCAGCGtccacttcctcctcctcctcctcctcctcacgTTCCCACGGACCCACCAAAACCCTTCCCATCGGGATCTGCCGCCTTCCCTCTGCCCTACAGCCCGGCTCCGAGCCTTCCGCCTGGccccactgcccagggagcacTTCCTCCTGCCCCTTTCCCGGGATCTCCGGTCACTGTGGGGCACGTGGcttcctcccagcccagctcccagccctccttTCCGTACCcacttcctccagctcctggatATCCGGCGGCTTCCGCTGCTGACTCTGCGCCGGGAtaccccaaatccacctcggCGGGGTTTTCCTGGTCTCCATCCCGGGGCCCGCCACAGCCCTTGCCCTAtcctgctccccatccctctcctccccctgccaGACCAGGATACTCTCCCTACGTCCCACCCGGAGCAGGGAGACCGCAGTGTCCGTATCCCACTCAGCCCCCTCTCCCGAATTTCCCGATCCCAACGCAGGCTCCCTATCCCGGGCCTCCCCCACCCTTTGGATACCCCTCACCTCCGAACCCTCAGCGTCCTACCTGGCCTGGATACTAA
- the LOC136362122 gene encoding pepsin A-like isoform X2 has product MKLLLLLALVGLAQGLQARVPLRKMKSLRQRLQEQGLLESFLEKHPYNLAAKYFPGIAVEALENYMDDEYFGTISIGTPPQEFTVVFDTGSSNLWVPSVFCSSPACRNHHRFNPAASSTFLSTNDTLFIAYGTGSMTGVLGYDTVNVAGINVRNQIFGLAETEPGDFFYYTPFDGILGLAFPSIASSGATPVFDNMMLENLVDRDLFSVYLSRDSQSGSFVLFGAIDPYYTTRGISWIPLSAETYWQITMDSVSVNEFPVACSSGCQAIVDTGTTLLAVPVRAFRTLMRLLGASSSGEIRCEAVSNLPSLIFHIHGQEFPVPPRAYVLRSNGYCSLGLQGMDTPTEEGELWILGDVFIREYYVIFDRANNHVGLSRLP; this is encoded by the exons AtgaagctgctcctgctcctcgcCCTGGTGGGCCTGGCCCAGGGCCTCCAGGCCAG GGTGCCACTGAGGAAGATGAAGTCGCTGcggcagaggctgcaggagcagggattgCTGGAAAGTTTTCTGGAGAAGCATCCCTACAACCTGGCTGCCAAGTATTTCCCAGGCATCGCTGTGGAGGCTCTGGAGAACTACATGGAT GATGAGTACTTTGGCACCATCTCCATTGGGACCCCACCTCAGGAATTCACCGTGGTCTTTGACACCGGCTCCTCCAACCTCTGGGTTCCCTCGGTcttctgctccagcccagcctgca GGAATCACCACCGTTTCAATCCCGCGGCATCCTCCACGTTCCTCAGCACCAATGACACCCTGTTCATCGCCTACGGCACGGGAAGCATGACCGGAGTGCTGGGATACGACACCGTCAAC GTTGCTGGCATCAACGTGCGCAACCAGATTTTTGGGCTGGCTGAGACGGAGCCAGGGGATTTCTTCTACTACACCCCCTTTGATGGCATCCTGGGGTTGGCATTCCCGAGCATCGCCTCCTCCGGAGCCACCCCTGTCTTCGACAACATGATGTTGGAAAACCTCGTGGATAGGGATCTTTTCTCTGTCTACCTGAGCAG GGACAGCCAAAGTGGGAGCTTTGTCCTCTTCGGTGCCATTGATCCCTACTACACCACCAGAGGCATCTCCTGGATCCCGCTCTCTGCCGAAACCTACTGGCAGATCACCATGGATAG TGTCTCCGTCAACGAGTTTCCTGTGGCCTGTTCCTCGGGATGCCAGGCCATTGTGGATACAGGAACCACTCTGTTGGCTGTTCCTGTCCGAGCCTTCCGGACCCTCATGAGGCTCCTCGGTGCCAGCTCCAGTGGCGAG ATCCGCTGTGAGGCCGTCAGCAACCTTCCCAGCCTCATCTTCCACATCCATGGCCAAGAATTCCCGGTGCCGCCCAGAGCCTACGTGTTGAGG AGTAATGGGTACTGCAGCCTGGGATTGCAAGGCATGGATACTCCCACGGAAGAGGGCGAGCTCTGGATCCTGGGGGATGTCTTTATCCGGGAATATTACGTCATCTTCGACAGGGCCAACAACCACGTGGGGTTGTCCCGGTTGCcctga
- the LOC136362122 gene encoding pepsin A-like isoform X1, protein MKLLLLLALVGLAQGLQARVPLRKMKSLRQRLQEQGLLESFLEKHPYNLAAKYFPGIAVEALENYMDDEYFGTISIGTPPQEFTVVFDTGSSNLWVPSVFCSSPACRNHHRFNPAASSTFLSTNDTLFIAYGTGSMTGVLGYDTVNVAGINVRNQIFGLAETEPGDFFYYTPFDGILGLAFPSIASSGATPVFDNMMLENLVDRDLFSVYLSRDSQSGSFVLFGAIDPYYTTRGISWIPLSAETYWQITMDRYSRYSLPSSWCFGESRLTLHPSFQCLRQRVSCGLFLGMPGHCGYRNHSVGCSCPSLPDPHEAPRCQLQWRGEASGCSLRHLIPAGMAANLLCPPQIRCEAVSNLPSLIFHIHGQEFPVPPRAYVLRSNGYCSLGLQGMDTPTEEGELWILGDVFIREYYVIFDRANNHVGLSRLP, encoded by the exons AtgaagctgctcctgctcctcgcCCTGGTGGGCCTGGCCCAGGGCCTCCAGGCCAG GGTGCCACTGAGGAAGATGAAGTCGCTGcggcagaggctgcaggagcagggattgCTGGAAAGTTTTCTGGAGAAGCATCCCTACAACCTGGCTGCCAAGTATTTCCCAGGCATCGCTGTGGAGGCTCTGGAGAACTACATGGAT GATGAGTACTTTGGCACCATCTCCATTGGGACCCCACCTCAGGAATTCACCGTGGTCTTTGACACCGGCTCCTCCAACCTCTGGGTTCCCTCGGTcttctgctccagcccagcctgca GGAATCACCACCGTTTCAATCCCGCGGCATCCTCCACGTTCCTCAGCACCAATGACACCCTGTTCATCGCCTACGGCACGGGAAGCATGACCGGAGTGCTGGGATACGACACCGTCAAC GTTGCTGGCATCAACGTGCGCAACCAGATTTTTGGGCTGGCTGAGACGGAGCCAGGGGATTTCTTCTACTACACCCCCTTTGATGGCATCCTGGGGTTGGCATTCCCGAGCATCGCCTCCTCCGGAGCCACCCCTGTCTTCGACAACATGATGTTGGAAAACCTCGTGGATAGGGATCTTTTCTCTGTCTACCTGAGCAG GGACAGCCAAAGTGGGAGCTTTGTCCTCTTCGGTGCCATTGATCCCTACTACACCACCAGAGGCATCTCCTGGATCCCGCTCTCTGCCGAAACCTACTGGCAGATCACCATGGATAGGTATTCCCGGTATTCCCTGCCCTCCAGCTGGTGTTTTGGGGAGTCCAGGCTCACCCTGCATCCCTCTTTCCAGTGTCTCCGTCAACGAGTTTCCTGTGGCCTGTTCCTCGGGATGCCAGGCCATTGTGGATACAGGAACCACTCTGTTGGCTGTTCCTGTCCGAGCCTTCCGGACCCTCATGAGGCTCCTCGGTGCCAGCTCCAGTGGCGAGGTGAGGCCTCGGGATGCTCCCTAAGACATTTGATCCCAGCTGGAATGGCTGCTAACCTGCTGTGTCCTCCCCAGATCCGCTGTGAGGCCGTCAGCAACCTTCCCAGCCTCATCTTCCACATCCATGGCCAAGAATTCCCGGTGCCGCCCAGAGCCTACGTGTTGAGG AGTAATGGGTACTGCAGCCTGGGATTGCAAGGCATGGATACTCCCACGGAAGAGGGCGAGCTCTGGATCCTGGGGGATGTCTTTATCCGGGAATATTACGTCATCTTCGACAGGGCCAACAACCACGTGGGGTTGTCCCGGTTGCcctga
- the LOC136362033 gene encoding deleted in malignant brain tumors 1 protein-like — translation MEELWLLLVALAAVAPAQVPTETTGPPTTPPGNTSVTPGPGALRLAGGRSRCEGRVELEQEGTWGTVCDDGWDIPDADVVCRQLRCGHAVRAHGNATFGRGHGPILRDEVGCQGHERDLWECPAALEHDCSHKEDAGVVCSGGFGTFRKPGMRMARPQPGALPAEHQEWRLSGGRDGCAGRVEVFFRGTWSTVCNSTWYEMEATVLCRTLGCGDALQRPSFGHTLPGKMVYLCGSLQPSLAQCQWTFNKSAPCYQSWAAGVICNGSQGLEMPTPTAEVTPGNVTVLHAKEGTPTLGTPPANSLLFVLCLVLAALLLLSVLAFTAALLRLRKKSAMSSLGTSTPVLVTHSSQSPSAPSGIPNDYRKAPTSLPKGSDCLFTAISKDSDSDSEYYEFSSKPPVALSTFYSEHPTSSGIPDTLSQDPCHPECPHPSPLSTDSLRHHPREGLLPPRPSQDRMEPFPENEPARLGPPLRSSCSSSSSSSTEPYWNGSIPLPPHGTQWHPAATSHGHGTVPPAAPTPVPSQPWVPVAPADPDPDGSSSTSSGEWYENVQEKEPPGDPSSHPGEDPALEVGDTGSSGNSQILLTDCFCRGDVKKPQREEKQPVPARAPSLACSGPGSGGAGASGASRGPIPPLEPMATQLPILCLLLGMWAIPDRGGAKWSPGEPNLRLTRGGCRCAGILEVNWENQWRQICQGSVSEDDLDQICQRLECGPLASESLELIIPAGKRPHSPAMRCRRPLNLSECRWQLENCTDHVIVACTEPVKTTPKPPPAPPATTPEPTGPPRLRLVDGNFSCSGFLELHKQGVWGAVASNPHIQPDVVTLICQELRCGTAGNSHGEPDPGIHLPVRWEVVDSCGSHSLLDCFNRTSSQGKMPAFITCSDSQPRALRRLAAGPTPCQGDIQVFHAGQWWDLCDSGAVQRHERGRQICRELGCGNLTSSTGIRESPTTGVTCGVGPLHLCQPKLGDIRSCPRTRVVCQDSKPVPTGVSAGTVVSICLALLLFLILFLICGPPAYRKLMKRISKKKQRQWIGPTGLNQTVSFHRSSRAPRPRGQGGDNDYAQAPQKSSQLSAYPALEAACRRSNPPDNSSDSDYDLHSARRV, via the exons ATGgaggagctctggctgctcttgGTGGCTCTCGCTGCCGTGGCACCTGCACAAG TTCCCACAGAAACGACGGGACCTCCCACAACTCCGCCTGGGAACACCTCGGTGACACCGG GTCCCGGAGCGCTCCGGCTGGCGGGCGGCCGGAGCCGCTGCGAGGGCCGggtggagctggagcaggaggggacGTGGGGGACAGTGTGCGACGATGGCTGGGACATTCCCGACGCCGACGTCGTGTGCCGCCAGCTCCGGTGCGGCCACGCTGTGCGAGCCCACGGCAACGCCACCTTCGGCCGCGGGCACGGCCCCATCCTCCGGGATGAGGTGGGATGCCAGGGACACGAGCGGGACCTCTGGGAATGTCCGGCCGCTCTGGAGCACGACTGCAGCCACAAGGAGGACGCCGGCGTGGTTTGCTCAGGTGGGTTCGGAACATTCCGGAAGCCGGGGATGCGGATGGCGCGTCCTCAACCTGGCGCTCTTCCCGCAGAGCACCAGGAGTGGCGGCTCTCCGGAGGCCGGGATGGGTGCGCCGGCAGGGTGGAGGTGTTTTTCCGTGGCACTTGGAGCACGGTGTGTAACAGCACCTGGTACGAGATGGAGGCCACGGTGCTGTGCCGGACGCTGGGATGCGGGGATGCGCTCCAGcggccctcctttggacacacGCTTCCCGGGAAGATGGTGTACCTGTGCGGGAGCCTGCAGCCCTCGCTGGCACAGTGCCAATGGACCTTCAATAAATCCGCTCCCTGTTACCAATCCTGGGCCGCCGGGGTCATCTGCAACG GCTCCCAGGGTTTGGAGATGCCAACGCCCACGGCTGAGGTGACACCTGGGAATGTCACTGTCCTGCATG CCAAGGAGGGGACCCCAACCTTGGGGACACCGCCAGCGAACAGTCTCCTCTTTGtcctgtgcctggtgctggcagcactgctcctgctctccgTGCTGGCCTTCACTGCCGCCCTGCTGAGGCTGAGGAAGAAGAGCG CCATGTCCTCCTTGGGAACGTCCACACCAGTCCTGGTgacccacagctcccagagccccAGCGCACCCTCCGGGATCCCCAACGATTACAGGAAGGCTCCCACCAGCCTTCCCAAAGGATCAG ACTGTCTGTTCACAGCCATTTCCAAGGATTCTGATTCCGACTCGGAATATTATGAGTTCAGCAGCAAGCCTCCCGTTGCCCTGTCCACCTTCTACAGTGAGCATCCCACTTCCTCTGGGATCCCTGACACCCTGTCACAGGATCCCTGTCACCCGGAATGTCCACACCCCTCTCCCCTTTCCACAGACTCCCTGCGCCACCATCCCAGGGAGGGTCTTCTCCCTCCGAGACCCAGCCAGGACAGGATGGAGCCATTCCCAGAGAACG AGCCAGCCAGGCTGGGTCCCCCACTccgcagctcctgcagctcctcctcatcctcatccacGGAGCCCTACTGGAATGGCAGCATTCCCCTCCCTCCTCATGGCACCCAGTGGCACCCGGCAGCCACCAGCCATGGCCATGGCACAG TTCCCCCAGCAGCGCCCaccccagtgccctcccagccctgggtaCCTGTGGCTCCAGCAGATCCCGATCCTgatggcagctccagcacctcctcGGGGGAGTGGTACGAGAACGTGCAGGAGAAGGAGCCTCCTGGAGACCCCTCCTCACATCCTGGTGAGGATCCTGCGCTGGAggtgggggacacagggagtTCTGGGAATTCCCAAATCCTCCTGACGGACTGTTTCTGCAG AGGTGACGTCAAAAAAccacagagggaggaaaaacagcCGGTTCCTGCCCGGGCCCCCTCCCTCGCCTGCTCCGGGCCGGGCAGCGGAGGTGCCGGAGCCTCCGGAGCCTCCCGTGGCCCCATCCCACCACTGGAGCCCATGGCAACCCAGCTGCCCATCCTGTGCCtcctgctgggaatgtggg CCATCCCTGACCGTGGAGGAGCCAAATGGAGCCCTGGAG AACCCAACCTGAGACTCACCAGAGGCGGCTGCCGCTGTGCTGGGATACTGGAGGTGAACTGGGAAAACCAATGGAGACAGATTTGCCAGGGGAGCGTGAGTGAGGATGACCTGGATCAGATCTGCCAGCGGCTGGAGTGCGGCCCCCTGGCCTCTGAGTCCTTGGAGCTCATCATTCCCGCTGGGAAAAGGCCACACAGTCCGGCCATGAGGTGCCGGCGGCCACTGAACCTGTCTGAATGCCGctggcagctggaaaactgCACGGATCACGTCATAGTTGCCTGCACAG AGCCAGTGAAAACCACTCCCAAGCCCCCGCCGGCACCCCCGGCCACCACCCCGGAGCCCACGG GACCACCCAGGCTGCGGCTGGTGGACGGGAATTTCAGCTGCTCCGgcttcctggagctgcacaagCAGGGGGTCTGGGGGGCTGTGGCCAGTAACCCACACATCCAGCCAGATGTGGTCACCCTCATCTGCCAGGAATTGcgctgtggcactgctgggaacaGCCACGGAGAGCCAGACCCAGGGATCCACCTGCCGGTGCGGTGGGAGGTGGTGGATTCCtgtgggagccattccctgctGGACTGTTTCAACAGGACCAGCTCCCAGGGGAAAATGCCTGCCTTCAtcacctgctcag ACTCCCAGCCGCGGGCCCTGCGGAGGCTGGCCGCCGGCCCCACTCCGTGCCAAGGGGACATCCAGGTATTCCACGCGGGACAGTGGTGGGATCTGTGTGACTCTGGAGCAGTGCAGCGGCACGAGCGCGGCCGGCAGATCTGCCGGGAGCTGGGCTGCGGGAATCTCACTTCCAGCACGGGAATCCGGGAGTCTCCCACCACGGGAGTCACCTGTGGGGTTGGTCCCCTGCACCTCTGCCAGCCCAAGCTTGGGGATATCCGGAGCTGCCCCAGGACCAGAGTTGTGT gccagGACTCCAAGCCAGTTCCCACTGGAGTATCTGCTGGAACCGTCGTGAGCatctgcctggccctgctgcttttcctcatccttttccTGATCTGTGGCCCTCCTGCCTACCGGAAGCTGATGAAGAGAA TCTCCAAGAAGAAGCAGCGCCAGTGGATCGGCCCCACAGGACTCAACCAGAcgg TGTCTTTCCACCGCTCCAGCAGGGCGCCGAGGCCtcggggacagggaggggacaacGACTACGCTCAGGCCCCCCAAAagagctcccagctctctgcttaCCCAG CTCTGGAGGCAGCGTGCCGGCGTTCCAACCCTCCGGATAACTCCTCAGACAGCGACTACGACCTGCACTCTGCCCGCAGGGTGTGA